Part of the Clostridium sporogenes genome, AGCTTTGAAAATTAATACTTCACCTTATTCCTTATATTCCATTTTTTCTATCTTTAATGCTTCCTTTTTTACTAGTTCACTTGAATTTTATCTTACCTTTCTTACTCCTTTTTTCCTAACTTCTTCAATGTTTTTATTCTTAGTTAAAAATTTGGTGTTTGTTAATAGGCTACCTCTAGTATTTATATTTTCAACATCCTACTACTTTCCATTTATCACTTCATTATATTTCATGTATAAATAATCCACTTCTTAATTTTGGTTCAAACCAAGTAGATTTTGGTGGCATAACTTTATTATTGTCTGCTATTTTTATTATTTCTTCTATGGCTGTAGGATACATAGAAAAGGCTACCCCATTTTCTGTTTTATCCACTAATTCTTCTAATATTTTTAGTCCTCTTATACCACCTACAAAATCTATTCTATTGTCCTTTCTTGGATCTTTTATTTTAAGTATTGGTTCTAATAAATTATTTTGTAATATAGCAGCATCTAGTGATTCCACTTCATCCTCAGCATTAAATGTATTTGGTTTTGCGGTTAACACATACCATTTATTTTTATAATACATACCAAAATTATATTTTTCTTTAGGTCTATATTGTAACTCTTCCGAAAATACTTTTTCTAGTTGTTCACTTTGCAACTCATGCTCTACTTCACAATTTTTTATAGTTTTTTTATTTTCTAATTTAGAATTGTACTCTCTTACTATAAATTTTTCTTCTATTTTATTTATAAATTCTTCCTCTGTATAGTATAATGTATCTTTTACCACTCTATTATAATCCATTATTTTTAATTCCTTATGTGGGAAAAGTACACCTAAAAAATAATTAAATTCTTCTTCTCCTGTGTAGCTTTTATTTTCTTCCCTTCTTTTTAACCCTACTTTTACTGCTGAAGCTGCTCTATGATGGCCATCTGCTATATAGACTGAAGGGATAGTTTTAAATATATGGCATATTTCTTTTGTAGTATTTTCATCATCTATTTGCCATACTGTGTGTCTAACCCCATCCTCTGCTACAAAATCATATAAAGCCTTATTTTCAGTACAGTTTTCTATTATAGTATTCAATTTTTCTTCATATTTATAAGTTAAAAATATAGGTCCTGTATGAGCACTGCAAGTATCTACATGTTTTATCCTATCTAGTTCTTTTTCTTCTCTAGTGTGCTCATGTTTTTTTATTACATTATTCATATAATCATCAATAGATAAACAACCTACCATACCTGTTTGGACATTTCCATTCATATTAAGACTATAAATATATAACATTGGTTTTTCTTCTTTTATAAATAGTTCTTTATTTATCATGTTATTCAAGTTTTCTCTTGTCTTATCATAAACTTTTTGGTTATAAGGGTTAATATCTTTATTTAGATCTATTTCTGCTCTATCTATATGTAGGAAAGAATAGGGGTTTTTGTCCCCTATTTCCTTAGCTTCCTCAGTGTTTACTACATCATAAGGTAATGCTGCTATTTTACGTTCAAATCCTTTATTCGGTCTTATTGCTCTAAATGACTTTAATATGGTCATGCTTTTCTCCTCCTATATTAAAAAAATTATCTACTATATCTACTATTTCTTCTCCTATTCTCATCTGAGCTTCTTTAGTAGATGCTCCTATATGAGGTGTTACACTTACTCTTTCATGACTTATAAGTTCTTTTTTTGGTTTTGGTTCATTTTCAAATACATCTAAAGCTGCTGCTGTTACTTTTCCGTTATTAAGGGCTTTTAAAAGAGCTTCTTCTTCTATTACTCCACCTCTAGCACAATTTATTATATAAACTCCATCTTTCATTATATTAAATTCTTCTTCCTTTAATAAAGCTCCTCTATCTTTATTGAAAGGTATATGAACAGATATAAAATCTGAATTGTTTAATAAATACTCTAAAGTACAGCATTTAAATTCTTCATATTCTTCACACTTGCCTGCTATATCATAATAAATTACATTCATCCCTAAAGCATTAGCTCTTTTAGCAACTTCTCTAGCTATTCTTCCAAATCCTATTAAGCCTAATGTTTTTCCATATATTTCTGTTCCTTTATACTTTTTCTTTTCCCACTTTCCTTGAAGCATAGTAACATTTGCTGTATTTATAAATCTGCTTATACAAAACATGTGTCCTAGTGTTAATTCTGCCACAGATACACTACTAGCTTTAGGTGTATTAAAAACCTTAACTCCTTTTTCTTTAGCATATTCTAAATCCACATTATCAAGACCAACACCTGCTCTTACAACCAATTTTAGATTTCCTTTTATACCTGCATCTATTATTTCCTTATCTACTTTAGTAGCTGATCTTATTATAATAGCATCAAAATCTTTTATTTTATCTTTAAGCTCCTCTTTTTCAAAATGTTTATCTAATACCACAAATCCCTGCTCATTTAATTTATTTAAAGCATTCTGCTCCATTCCATCAGAAACTAATATTTTTATCATAAAGTTCATCCTCTCAAATATATATGGGTAATCCCATTAATCTTTTTTATTTTTCTTATTTTATAAATATAATTAATTCATTTTATAATTCTTCATATTTTGAAGTATAACTGCATTATTATTTAACTTATAAATCAATAACTTATTTTAATTCCTTATATATATAATTATAATTTTATTATTTTTTAAATTAGAAATTATAACTCTATTCTAATCCTAAGATATCATTTATATTTTCTAATAATTCTTTTATATCTTTTAGTGTGCATTGTCCCATGTGAGCTATTCTAAATCCTTTATCTTTTAATTTTCCATAACCATTAGATATTTGAAAACCTCTTTTACCTAATTCTTCATTTAATTTTTTAATATCTATATTTCTTATATTTTCTATATTAGTTAGGGTATTTGATAAATATTTTTCATCTCCATAGATTTTAAAGTATTTTCTAGCCCAAGCTCTTACATACTCTGCCATTTCTATATGTCTTTCGTATCTATTTTCAAGGCCTTCTTCCAATATTTTATCTAGTCTATAATCCATAGCAAACATATGAGATAAAGAAGGTGTAGATGGATATTGATAGTTTTTCTTTTGTATATATTTATAAAGAGAAAGTAAATCTAAATAATATCCTCTGTTAGTAACTTTTTCTGCTCTTTCTACAGCCCTTTGAGAGAATGAGCAGATAGCCATTCCTGGTGGTAATGCTAATGCCTTTTGAGTAGAGGTTATACATACATCTACCCCTAGCTTATCTACTTCTATTTTTGTTCCTGCCATAGAGCTAACACAATCTAATGACCATATTACTTCTGGATATTTTTTTATTACTTTGCTTATTTCTTCTACTGCATTCATAATGCCTGTAGAGGTTTCATTATGAGTTATAAAAATAGAATCATATTTTCCTGTAGCTAACACCTCATCTACTAATTCTGGTTTTACAGCTTCTCCCCATGGCACTTCATATAAATCTGCTGGTACATTATTTGCCACAGCCATTTCATACCATCTCTTACCAAAGGCACCTATAGCAAATACCGCTGCCCTTTTAACTGTAGTACATCTTATAGCACCTTCCATAAGTCCACTACCAGAAGATGTAGATAGTAAAATCTCCTCTTTTGTATTAAAAACTTTTCTCAATTTATCACTAATGTCTTTCTGAAGAACTGAAGCTTCCTTTGTTCTATGACCTATCATAGCCATACTCATTTTTTCTAATACATCTCTTTCTACTTCTACCGGTCCTGGAATAAATAATCTTTTATGCATAATAAATATCCTCCTCTTAATTTGAACTATATTTTTGAATATTTTTTCAATATTCTGAACTATGAATTTATAGTATATTTTTCTTTTACTATTAAAGTACTTATTCAATAATATACTTCATACTACTTAATTTGTTTTTTATATTTTATTTTAAAGTTATGCATTATTAAAGTGAAATCCTAAGAAAAATATATAGAGACCTTATTTTTTTCCGAATACAAAAAGAGTCTACCATCCCTTGGTAGGGACGATTGACTCGCGTTGCCACCCTTATTAATCATATAAAAGATTATATGATTCTCTCAAAAATATAACGGTTTTAACCGTATTGCTCATCGCAATTACCTCCGAGGTGGATTCACTAAAATAACAGTATCAGTTTTCACCAACCACTGACTCTCTTTAACCTATATTTAAGCTACTATTCTCATCATGGGCTAATATGAATTTTTAAATGTGTTGAACCTTCATTTTTCTCTATTATAAATTTTATTTTATGAACTGTCAACGATAAGATTTTATAATTTTTTATAAAATTTTATAAATCCATAATATATTATAATTTTATATAGTATACTATATAAAATTATTCTTAAATAACAAAATCATATCCTGCTACAAATACCAAATCATCTAACTAAGCCCTTATTACATGTTATTAATATATTTATTAATTAATTTTAAAATATTATATGGCTCTATACAAAAAATATTATAGAACTTCTACACAAATGAGAAATTTTATAAATTCCTATAGATAAATATATATTTAAATAAGCATAGGTATGTTTAAGTGTTTTAAACATACCTATGCTTATTTCTTCCAATATTCATTTGTATAATTATATTTTTCTAAGAAAAATTATTATTAATTTCTTTTATTATATTCCAAGTAACATTTTAGCTATACCAAAATAAATTAAAAGTGCTACTGCATCTACTATAGTCGTAATTAATGGGCTAGCCATTATAGCTGGATCTAGCTTTAACTTCTTAGCTACTATAGGTAATATACCCCCTACAACCTTTGCTAACACTACTGTAAAAAATAAACTTATACATACTGTTATAGATACCATAAAGCTTACTTTTTCTATAAAGTATACTCTTAAAAAATTAACTATTGATAAAACTATACCTACAACTACACTTACCCTAAACTCTTTCCACATAACTTTAAATATGTCTTTAAGCTTTATTTCTCCTAAAGCTAATCCTCTTATAACTAAAGTTGAAGATTGTGAACCTGAGTTTCCACCGGTATCCATTAACATTGGTATAAAAGATGCAAGTATAACTACGGATTGAAGTACATCTTCAGATTTTCTAATAATGTTGCCTGTAAATGTGGCTGATATCATAATTACCAAAAGCCAAATTATCCTATGTTTTGCTAATTCAAAAACTCCTGTTTTTAAATACTCCTCTTCTGAAGGCTCCATAGCTGCCATCTTATGAAAATCCTCTGTGTTTTCTTGATCTATTATATCAACTATATCATCTATAGTTATAATACCAACTAATCTATGTTCTTTATCAACTACTGGCATAGAAACTAAATCATATTTTTTAAATTGATTAGCAACATATTCCTGATCATCGAAGGTATTTATAGAAACATAATTTTCTTTCA contains:
- a CDS encoding DUF1015 domain-containing protein; amino-acid sequence: MTILKSFRAIRPNKGFERKIAALPYDVVNTEEAKEIGDKNPYSFLHIDRAEIDLNKDINPYNQKVYDKTRENLNNMINKELFIKEEKPMLYIYSLNMNGNVQTGMVGCLSIDDYMNNVIKKHEHTREEKELDRIKHVDTCSAHTGPIFLTYKYEEKLNTIIENCTENKALYDFVAEDGVRHTVWQIDDENTTKEICHIFKTIPSVYIADGHHRAASAVKVGLKRREENKSYTGEEEFNYFLGVLFPHKELKIMDYNRVVKDTLYYTEEEFINKIEEKFIVREYNSKLENKKTIKNCEVEHELQSEQLEKVFSEELQYRPKEKYNFGMYYKNKWYVLTAKPNTFNAEDEVESLDAAILQNNLLEPILKIKDPRKDNRIDFVGGIRGLKILEELVDKTENGVAFSMYPTAIEEIIKIADNNKVMPPKSTWFEPKLRSGLFIHEI
- a CDS encoding D-2-hydroxyacid dehydrogenase, producing MIKILVSDGMEQNALNKLNEQGFVVLDKHFEKEELKDKIKDFDAIIIRSATKVDKEIIDAGIKGNLKLVVRAGVGLDNVDLEYAKEKGVKVFNTPKASSVSVAELTLGHMFCISRFINTANVTMLQGKWEKKKYKGTEIYGKTLGLIGFGRIAREVAKRANALGMNVIYYDIAGKCEEYEEFKCCTLEYLLNNSDFISVHIPFNKDRGALLKEEEFNIMKDGVYIINCARGGVIEEEALLKALNNGKVTAAALDVFENEPKPKKELISHERVSVTPHIGASTKEAQMRIGEEIVDIVDNFFNIGGEKHDHIKVI
- a CDS encoding pyridoxal-phosphate-dependent aminotransferase family protein is translated as MHKRLFIPGPVEVERDVLEKMSMAMIGHRTKEASVLQKDISDKLRKVFNTKEEILLSTSSGSGLMEGAIRCTTVKRAAVFAIGAFGKRWYEMAVANNVPADLYEVPWGEAVKPELVDEVLATGKYDSIFITHNETSTGIMNAVEEISKVIKKYPEVIWSLDCVSSMAGTKIEVDKLGVDVCITSTQKALALPPGMAICSFSQRAVERAEKVTNRGYYLDLLSLYKYIQKKNYQYPSTPSLSHMFAMDYRLDKILEEGLENRYERHIEMAEYVRAWARKYFKIYGDEKYLSNTLTNIENIRNIDIKKLNEELGKRGFQISNGYGKLKDKGFRIAHMGQCTLKDIKELLENINDILGLE
- the mgtE gene encoding magnesium transporter, translated to MEKILELINGKKYSEAREELLKLNSVDIATLLEEVDNKKNMLVLFRLLPKDIEIDVFSYMSNDMQQYIIQSITHEEMTTIIDQLYFDDVIDLLEEMPANIVKKILLNTDDKKRKLINQFLKYEEDSAGSIMTIEFVDLKKEMTVEQAIERIRKTGVDKQTINTCYVIDKNRKLEGIISIRRLILSNKDVLIKDIMKENYVSINTFDDQEYVANQFKKYDLVSMPVVDKEHRLVGIITIDDIVDIIDQENTEDFHKMAAMEPSEEEYLKTGVFELAKHRIIWLLVIMISATFTGNIIRKSEDVLQSVVILASFIPMLMDTGGNSGSQSSTLVIRGLALGEIKLKDIFKVMWKEFRVSVVVGIVLSIVNFLRVYFIEKVSFMVSITVCISLFFTVVLAKVVGGILPIVAKKLKLDPAIMASPLITTIVDAVALLIYFGIAKMLLGI